In the genome of Brienomyrus brachyistius isolate T26 chromosome 17, BBRACH_0.4, whole genome shotgun sequence, one region contains:
- the LOC125711968 gene encoding collagen alpha-1(IV) chain-like isoform X23 encodes MMALGLTLMVLYMLAVCYTAVGLSVGFDLPTKYDQQSGSAGSSSWPRELQVATTTCGSDQGKGSYPTGSMPGSWQGLTGVQGVGPQKGYPAGQGLVLQQGFTVDQQPGSQKGFSTGQGLPGVQQLLPQSGYPVSQGLAGVQQLGSQQKGFSTGQGPSGVKQLGPQQGLSALLQLPCQKGFSTGQSLPGVQQLLPQPGYPTGQGLASQQGLAGVLQPGSQQKGFSTGQSLPGVQQLLPQPGYPTGQGLASQQGLAGVPQPGSQQKGFSTGQSLPGVQQLLPQPGYPTGQGLASQQGLAGVPQPGSQQKGFSTGQSLPGVQQLLPQPGYPTGQGLASQQGLAGVPQPGSQKGFSTGQGLVSQPGLTPVQQFGSWNCPTVSNLGFLQSYPSVQPSFVGRYASTVYVASAGPGSQKGFPAGQGLPGVQQPGFQKGFPASQGLPGVQQPGPQPGYPAGQGLPGVQQPGFQKGFPVYQGLPGVQQPGPQPGYPAGQGLPGVQQPGPQPGFPAGQGLPGVQQPGFQKGFPAGQGLPGVQQPGPQPGYPAGQGLPGVQQPGFQKGFPVYQGLPGVQQPGPQPGYPAGQGLPGVQQPGPQPGYPAGQGLPGVQQPESQKSLPSVQGQGSQQGNCSTGPLNQKAVGSWLGYPSAQGLGSLQNSGTSGTLVSNKVPGFVQAFAPQVASGLGSSGFVKQEYRLGSASAQNALVP; translated from the exons ATGATGGCTCTTGGACTTACCTTAAT GGTGCTCTACATGTTGGCAGTTTGCTATACTGCTGTAGGACTAA GTGTTGGCTTTGACCTTCCTACAAAATATGACCAGCAGAGTGGATCTGCTGGCAGCAGCTCTTGGCCCAGGGAGTTACAAGTGGCAACAACCACTTGTGGCTCTGATCAAGGCAAAGGTTCCTACCCCACTGGTTCAATGCCAGGGTCTTGGCAAGGCCTAACTGGTGTCCAGGGAGTTGGTCCTCAGAAGGGCTACCCTGCTGGCCAGGGGCTTGTATTGCAGCAAGGCTTCACTGTTGACCAGCAGCCAGGGTCTCAAAAGGGCTTTTCCACTGGCCAGGGCCTACCTGGTGTCCAGCAACTACTGCCTCAATCTGGCTACCCTGTTAGCCAAGGCCTAGCTGGTGTCCAGCAGCTGGGGTCTCAGCAGAAGGGCTTTTCCACTGGCCAGGGCCCATCTGGTGTCAAGCAACTAGGACCTCAGCAAGGCCTATCTGCTCTCCTTCAGCTACCATGTCAGAAGGGCTTCTCCACTGGCCAGAGCCTACCTGGGGTCCAGCAACTACTGCCTCAACCAGGCTACCCTACTGGCCAAGGTTTAGCTTCTCAGCAAGGCCTAGCTGGTGTCCTGCAGCCAGGGTCTCAGCAGAAGGGCTTCTCCACTGGCCAGAGCCTACCTGGGGTCCAGCAACTACTGCCTCAACCAGGCTACCCTACTGGCCAAGGTTTAGCTTCTCAGCAAGGCCTAGCTGGTGTCCCGCAGCCAGGGTCTCAGCAGAAGGGCTTCTCCACTGGCCAGAGCCTACCTGGGGTCCAGCAACTACTGCCTCAACCAGGCTACCCTACTGGCCAAGGTTTAGCTTCTCAGCAAGGCCTAGCTGGTGTCCCGCAGCCAGGGTCTCAGCAGAAGGGCTTCTCCACTGGCCAGAGCCTACCTGGGGTCCAGCAACTACTGCCTCAACCAGGCTACCCTACTGGCCAAGGTTTAGCTTCTCAGCAAGGCCTAGCTGGTGTCCCGCAGCCAGGGTCTCAGAAGGGCTTTTCCACTGGCCAGGGGCTAGTTTCTCAGCCAGGCCTAACCCCTGTCCAACAGTTCGGATCTTGGAATTGCCCCACTGTCTCAAATCTAGGCTTTTTGCAGAGTTACCCTAGTGTCCAGCCTAGTTTTGTTGGCCGCTATGCTTCCACAGTATATGTGGCCTCTGCTGGGCCAGGGTCTCAGAAGGGATTCCCCGCTGGCCAGGGCCTACCTGGTGTCCAGCAGCCAGGGTTTCAGAAGGGATTCCCCGCTAGCCAGGGCCTACCTGGTGTCCAGCAGCCAGGACCTCAACCAGGCTACCCTGCTGGCCAGGGCCTGCCTGGTGTCCAGCAGCCAGGGTTTCAAAAGGGCTTCCCTGTATACCAGGGCCTGCCAGGTGTCCAGCAGCCAGGGCCTCAACCAGGCTACCCTGCTGGCCAGGGCCTACCAGGTGTCCAGCAGCCAGGGCCTCAACCAGGCTTCCCCGCTGGCCAGGGCCTACCTGGTGTCCAGCAGCCAGGGTTTCAAAAGGGATTCCCCGCTGGCCAGGGCCTACCTGGTGTCCAGCAGCCAGGACCTCAACCAGGCTACCCTGCTGGCCAGGGCCTGCCTGGTGTCCAGCAGCCAGGGTTTCAAAAGGGTTTCCCTGTATACCAGGGCCTGCCAGGCGTCCAGCAGCCAGGGCCTCAACCAGGCTACCCCGCTGGCCAGGGCCTGC CTGGTGTCCAGCAGCCAGGGCCTCAACCAGGCTACCCCGCTGGCCAGGGCCTGCCTGGTGTCCAGCAGCCAGAATCTCAGAAAAGTCTACCCAGTGTCCAGGGACAAGGGTCTCAGCAGGGCAACTGCAGTACTGGGCCCCTAAACCAAAAAGCTGTGGGGTCTTGGCTAGGCTACCCCAGTGCCCAGGGTCTAGGATCCCTGCAGAATTCTGGCACCTCAGGTACCTTGGTTTCTAACAAGGTTCCTGGCTTTGTTCAAGCCTTTGCTCCCCAAGTTGCCTCAGGTCTGGGTAGCAGTGGGTTTGTAAAGCAAGAGTACCGTCTTGGCTCAGCTTCTGCTCAAAATGCCTTGGTCCCTTAG
- the LOC125711968 gene encoding collagen alpha-1(IV) chain-like isoform X25, translated as MMALGLTLMVLYMLAVCYTAVGLSVGFDLPTKYDQQSGSAGSSSWPRELQVATTTCGSDQGKGSYPTGSMPGSWQGLTGVQGVGPQKGYPAGQGLVLQQGFTVDQQPGSQKGFSTGQGLPGVQQLLPQSGYPVSQGLAGVQQLGSQQKGFSTGQGPSGVKQLGPQQGLSALLQLPCQKGFSTGQSLPGVQQLLPQPGYPTGQGLASQQGLAGVLQPGSQQKGFSTGQSLPGVQQLLPQPGYPTGQGLASQQGLAGVPQPGSQQKGFSTGQSLPGVQQLLPQPGYPTGQGLASQQGLAGVPQPGSQQKGFSTGQSLPGVQQLLPQPGYPTGQGLASQQGLAGVPQPGSQKGFSTGQGLVSQPGLTPVQQFGSWNCPTVSNLGFLQSYPSVQPSFVGRYASTVYVASAGPGSQKGFPAGQGLPGVQQPGFQKGFPASQGLPGVQQPGPQPGYPAGQGLPGVQQPGFQKGFPVYQGLPGVQQPGPQPGYPAGQGLPGVQQPGPQPGFPAGQGLPGVQQPGFQKGFPAGQGLPGVQQPGPQPGYPAGQGLPGVQQPGPQPGYPAGQGLPGVQQPESQKSLPSVQGQGSQQGNCSTGPLNQKAVGSWLGYPSAQGLGSLQNSGTSGTLVSNKVPGFVQAFAPQVASGLGSSGFVKQEYRLGSASAQNALVP; from the exons ATGATGGCTCTTGGACTTACCTTAAT GGTGCTCTACATGTTGGCAGTTTGCTATACTGCTGTAGGACTAA GTGTTGGCTTTGACCTTCCTACAAAATATGACCAGCAGAGTGGATCTGCTGGCAGCAGCTCTTGGCCCAGGGAGTTACAAGTGGCAACAACCACTTGTGGCTCTGATCAAGGCAAAGGTTCCTACCCCACTGGTTCAATGCCAGGGTCTTGGCAAGGCCTAACTGGTGTCCAGGGAGTTGGTCCTCAGAAGGGCTACCCTGCTGGCCAGGGGCTTGTATTGCAGCAAGGCTTCACTGTTGACCAGCAGCCAGGGTCTCAAAAGGGCTTTTCCACTGGCCAGGGCCTACCTGGTGTCCAGCAACTACTGCCTCAATCTGGCTACCCTGTTAGCCAAGGCCTAGCTGGTGTCCAGCAGCTGGGGTCTCAGCAGAAGGGCTTTTCCACTGGCCAGGGCCCATCTGGTGTCAAGCAACTAGGACCTCAGCAAGGCCTATCTGCTCTCCTTCAGCTACCATGTCAGAAGGGCTTCTCCACTGGCCAGAGCCTACCTGGGGTCCAGCAACTACTGCCTCAACCAGGCTACCCTACTGGCCAAGGTTTAGCTTCTCAGCAAGGCCTAGCTGGTGTCCTGCAGCCAGGGTCTCAGCAGAAGGGCTTCTCCACTGGCCAGAGCCTACCTGGGGTCCAGCAACTACTGCCTCAACCAGGCTACCCTACTGGCCAAGGTTTAGCTTCTCAGCAAGGCCTAGCTGGTGTCCCGCAGCCAGGGTCTCAGCAGAAGGGCTTCTCCACTGGCCAGAGCCTACCTGGGGTCCAGCAACTACTGCCTCAACCAGGCTACCCTACTGGCCAAGGTTTAGCTTCTCAGCAAGGCCTAGCTGGTGTCCCGCAGCCAGGGTCTCAGCAGAAGGGCTTCTCCACTGGCCAGAGCCTACCTGGGGTCCAGCAACTACTGCCTCAACCAGGCTACCCTACTGGCCAAGGTTTAGCTTCTCAGCAAGGCCTAGCTGGTGTCCCGCAGCCAGGGTCTCAGAAGGGCTTTTCCACTGGCCAGGGGCTAGTTTCTCAGCCAGGCCTAACCCCTGTCCAACAGTTCGGATCTTGGAATTGCCCCACTGTCTCAAATCTAGGCTTTTTGCAGAGTTACCCTAGTGTCCAGCCTAGTTTTGTTGGCCGCTATGCTTCCACAGTATATGTGGCCTCTGCTGGGCCAGGGTCTCAGAAGGGATTCCCCGCTGGCCAGGGCCTACCTGGTGTCCAGCAGCCAGGGTTTCAGAAGGGATTCCCCGCTAGCCAGGGCCTACCTGGTGTCCAGCAGCCAGGACCTCAACCAGGCTACCCTGCTGGCCAGGGCCTGCCTGGTGTCCAGCAGCCAGGGTTTCAAAAGGGCTTCCCTGTATACCAGGGCCTGCCAGGTGTCCAGCAGCCAGGGCCTCAACCAGGCTACCCTGCTGGCCAGGGCCTACCAGGTGTCCAGCAGCCAGGGCCTCAACCAGGCTTCCCCGCTGGCCAGGGCCTACCTGGTGTCCAGCAGCCAGGGTTTCAAAAGGGATTCCCCGCTGGCCAGGGCCTACCTGGTGTCCAGCAGCCAGGACCTCAACCAGGCTACCCTGCTGGCCAGGGCCTGC CTGGTGTCCAGCAGCCAGGGCCTCAACCAGGCTACCCCGCTGGCCAGGGCCTGCCTGGTGTCCAGCAGCCAGAATCTCAGAAAAGTCTACCCAGTGTCCAGGGACAAGGGTCTCAGCAGGGCAACTGCAGTACTGGGCCCCTAAACCAAAAAGCTGTGGGGTCTTGGCTAGGCTACCCCAGTGCCCAGGGTCTAGGATCCCTGCAGAATTCTGGCACCTCAGGTACCTTGGTTTCTAACAAGGTTCCTGGCTTTGTTCAAGCCTTTGCTCCCCAAGTTGCCTCAGGTCTGGGTAGCAGTGGGTTTGTAAAGCAAGAGTACCGTCTTGGCTCAGCTTCTGCTCAAAATGCCTTGGTCCCTTAG
- the LOC125711968 gene encoding collagen alpha-2(IV) chain-like isoform X6 → MMALGLTLMVLYMLAVCYTAVGLSVGFDLPTKYDQQSGSAGSSSWPRELQVATTTCGSDQGKGSYPTGSMPGSWQGLTGVQGVGPQKGYPAGQGLVLQQGFTVDQQPGSQKGFSTGQGLPGVQQLLPQSGYPVSQGLAGVQQLGSQQKGFSTGQGPSGVKQLGPQQGLSALLQLPCQKGFSTGQSLPGVQQLLPQPGYPTGQGLASQQGLAGVLQPGSQQKGFSTGQSLPGVQQLLPQPGYPTGQGLASQQGLAGVPQPGSQQKGFSTGQSLPGVQQLLPQPGYPTGQGLASQQGLAGVPQPGSQQKGFSTGQSLPGVQQLLPQPGYPTGQGLASQQGLAGVPQPGSQKGFSTGQGLVSQPGLTPVQQFGSWNCPTVSNLGFLQSYPSVQPSFVGRYASTVYVASAGPGSQKGFPAGQGLPGVQQPGFQKGFPASQGLPGVQQPGPQPGYPAGQGLPGVQQPGFQKGFPVYQGLPGVQQPGPQPGYPAGQGLPGVQQPGPQPGFPAGQGLPGVQQPGFQKGFPAGQGLPGVQQPGPQPGYPAGQGLPGVQQPGFQKGFPVYQGLPGVQQPGPQPGYPAGQGLPGVQQPGPQPGYPAGQGLPGVQQPGFQKGFPVYQGLPGVQQPGFQKGFPAGQGLPGVQQPGFQKGFPAGQGLPSVQQPGPQPGYPAGQDLAGVQQPGFQKGFPTGQGLPGVQQPGFQKGFPAGQGLPSVQQPGPQPSYPAGQDLAGVQQPGFQKGFPTGQGLPGVQQPGPQPGYPAGQGLPGVQQPGFQKGFPASQGLPGVQQPGPQPGYPAGQGLPGVQQPESQKSLPSVQGQGSQQGNCSTGPLNQKAVGSWLGYPSAQGLGSLQNSGTSGTLVSNKVPGFVQAFAPQVASGLGSSGFVKQEYRLGSASAQNALVP, encoded by the exons ATGATGGCTCTTGGACTTACCTTAAT GGTGCTCTACATGTTGGCAGTTTGCTATACTGCTGTAGGACTAA GTGTTGGCTTTGACCTTCCTACAAAATATGACCAGCAGAGTGGATCTGCTGGCAGCAGCTCTTGGCCCAGGGAGTTACAAGTGGCAACAACCACTTGTGGCTCTGATCAAGGCAAAGGTTCCTACCCCACTGGTTCAATGCCAGGGTCTTGGCAAGGCCTAACTGGTGTCCAGGGAGTTGGTCCTCAGAAGGGCTACCCTGCTGGCCAGGGGCTTGTATTGCAGCAAGGCTTCACTGTTGACCAGCAGCCAGGGTCTCAAAAGGGCTTTTCCACTGGCCAGGGCCTACCTGGTGTCCAGCAACTACTGCCTCAATCTGGCTACCCTGTTAGCCAAGGCCTAGCTGGTGTCCAGCAGCTGGGGTCTCAGCAGAAGGGCTTTTCCACTGGCCAGGGCCCATCTGGTGTCAAGCAACTAGGACCTCAGCAAGGCCTATCTGCTCTCCTTCAGCTACCATGTCAGAAGGGCTTCTCCACTGGCCAGAGCCTACCTGGGGTCCAGCAACTACTGCCTCAACCAGGCTACCCTACTGGCCAAGGTTTAGCTTCTCAGCAAGGCCTAGCTGGTGTCCTGCAGCCAGGGTCTCAGCAGAAGGGCTTCTCCACTGGCCAGAGCCTACCTGGGGTCCAGCAACTACTGCCTCAACCAGGCTACCCTACTGGCCAAGGTTTAGCTTCTCAGCAAGGCCTAGCTGGTGTCCCGCAGCCAGGGTCTCAGCAGAAGGGCTTCTCCACTGGCCAGAGCCTACCTGGGGTCCAGCAACTACTGCCTCAACCAGGCTACCCTACTGGCCAAGGTTTAGCTTCTCAGCAAGGCCTAGCTGGTGTCCCGCAGCCAGGGTCTCAGCAGAAGGGCTTCTCCACTGGCCAGAGCCTACCTGGGGTCCAGCAACTACTGCCTCAACCAGGCTACCCTACTGGCCAAGGTTTAGCTTCTCAGCAAGGCCTAGCTGGTGTCCCGCAGCCAGGGTCTCAGAAGGGCTTTTCCACTGGCCAGGGGCTAGTTTCTCAGCCAGGCCTAACCCCTGTCCAACAGTTCGGATCTTGGAATTGCCCCACTGTCTCAAATCTAGGCTTTTTGCAGAGTTACCCTAGTGTCCAGCCTAGTTTTGTTGGCCGCTATGCTTCCACAGTATATGTGGCCTCTGCTGGGCCAGGGTCTCAGAAGGGATTCCCCGCTGGCCAGGGCCTACCTGGTGTCCAGCAGCCAGGGTTTCAGAAGGGATTCCCCGCTAGCCAGGGCCTACCTGGTGTCCAGCAGCCAGGACCTCAACCAGGCTACCCTGCTGGCCAGGGCCTGCCTGGTGTCCAGCAGCCAGGGTTTCAAAAGGGCTTCCCTGTATACCAGGGCCTGCCAGGTGTCCAGCAGCCAGGGCCTCAACCAGGCTACCCTGCTGGCCAGGGCCTACCAGGTGTCCAGCAGCCAGGGCCTCAACCAGGCTTCCCCGCTGGCCAGGGCCTACCTGGTGTCCAGCAGCCAGGGTTTCAAAAGGGATTCCCCGCTGGCCAGGGCCTACCTG GCGTCCAGCAGCCAGGGCCTCAACCAGGCTACCCCGCTGGCCAGGGCCTGCCTGGTGTCCAGCAGCCAGGGTTTCAAAAGGGTTTCCCTGTATACCAGGGCCTGCCAGGCGTCCAGCAGCCAGGGCCTCAACCAGGCTACCCCGCTGGCCAGGGCCTACCAGGTGTCCAGCAGCCAGGGCCTCAACCAGGCTACCCCGCTGGCCAGGGCCTACCAGGTGTCCAGCAGCCAGGGTTTCAAAAGGGTTTCCCTGTATACCAGGGCCTGCCAGGCGTCCAGCAGCCAGGGTTTCAGAAAGGGTTCCCCGCTGGCCAGGGCCTGCCTGGTGTCCAGCAGCCAGGGTTTCAGAAAGGGTTCCCCGCTGGCCAGGGCCTACCTAGTGTCCAGCAGCCAGGGCCTCAACCAGGCTACCCCGCTGGCCAAGACCTAGCTGGTGTCCAGCAGCCAGGGTTTCAAAAGGGATTCCCCACTGGCCAGGGCCTACCTGGTGTCCAGCAGCCAGGGTTTCAGAAAGGGTTCCCTGCTGGCCAGGGCCTACCTAGTGTCCAGCAGCCAGGGCCTCAACCAAGCTACCCCGCTGGCCAAGACCTAGCTGGTGTCCAGCAGCCAGGGTTTCAAAAGGGATTCCCCACTGGCCAGGGCCTACCTGGTGTCCAGCAGCCAGGGCCTCAACCAGGCTACCCCGCTGGCCAGGGCCTGCCTGGTGTCCAGCAGCCAGGGTTTCAGAAAGGGTTCCCTGCTAGCCAGGGCCTACCTGGTGTCCAGCAGCCAGGGCCTCAACCAGGCTACCCCGCTGGCCAGGGCCTGCCTGGTGTCCAGCAGCCAGAATCTCAGAAAAGTCTACCCAGTGTCCAGGGACAAGGGTCTCAGCAGGGCAACTGCAGTACTGGGCCCCTAAACCAAAAAGCTGTGGGGTCTTGGCTAGGCTACCCCAGTGCCCAGGGTCTAGGATCCCTGCAGAATTCTGGCACCTCAGGTACCTTGGTTTCTAACAAGGTTCCTGGCTTTGTTCAAGCCTTTGCTCCCCAAGTTGCCTCAGGTCTGGGTAGCAGTGGGTTTGTAAAGCAAGAGTACCGTCTTGGCTCAGCTTCTGCTCAAAATGCCTTGGTCCCTTAG
- the LOC125711968 gene encoding collagen alpha-2(IV) chain-like isoform X17, producing the protein MMALGLTLMVLYMLAVCYTAVGLSVGFDLPTKYDQQSGSAGSSSWPRELQVATTTCGSDQGKGSYPTGSMPGSWQGLTGVQGVGPQKGYPAGQGLVLQQGFTVDQQPGSQKGFSTGQGLPGVQQLLPQSGYPVSQGLAGVQQLGSQQKGFSTGQGPSGVKQLGPQQGLSALLQLPCQKGFSTGQSLPGVQQLLPQPGYPTGQGLASQQGLAGVLQPGSQQKGFSTGQSLPGVQQLLPQPGYPTGQGLASQQGLAGVPQPGSQQKGFSTGQSLPGVQQLLPQPGYPTGQGLASQQGLAGVPQPGSQQKGFSTGQSLPGVQQLLPQPGYPTGQGLASQQGLAGVPQPGSQKGFSTGQGLVSQPGLTPVQQFGSWNCPTVSNLGFLQSYPSVQPSFVGRYASTVYVASAGPGSQKGFPAGQGLPGVQQPGFQKGFPASQGLPGVQQPGPQPGYPAGQGLPGVQQPGFQKGFPVYQGLPGVQQPGPQPGYPAGQGLPGVQQPGPQPGFPAGQGLPGVQQPGFQKGFPAGQGLPGVQQPGPQPGYPAGQGLPGVQQPGFQKGFPVYQGLPGVQQPGFQKGFPAGQGLPGVQQPGFQKGFPAGQGLPSVQQPGPQPGYPAGQDLAGVQQPGFQKGFPTGQGLPGVQQPGFQKGFPAGQGLPSVQQPGPQPSYPAGQDLAGVQQPGFQKGFPTGQGLPGVQQPGPQPGYPAGQGLPGVQQPGFQKGFPASQGLPGVQQPGPQPGYPAGQGLPGVQQPESQKSLPSVQGQGSQQGNCSTGPLNQKAVGSWLGYPSAQGLGSLQNSGTSGTLVSNKVPGFVQAFAPQVASGLGSSGFVKQEYRLGSASAQNALVP; encoded by the exons ATGATGGCTCTTGGACTTACCTTAAT GGTGCTCTACATGTTGGCAGTTTGCTATACTGCTGTAGGACTAA GTGTTGGCTTTGACCTTCCTACAAAATATGACCAGCAGAGTGGATCTGCTGGCAGCAGCTCTTGGCCCAGGGAGTTACAAGTGGCAACAACCACTTGTGGCTCTGATCAAGGCAAAGGTTCCTACCCCACTGGTTCAATGCCAGGGTCTTGGCAAGGCCTAACTGGTGTCCAGGGAGTTGGTCCTCAGAAGGGCTACCCTGCTGGCCAGGGGCTTGTATTGCAGCAAGGCTTCACTGTTGACCAGCAGCCAGGGTCTCAAAAGGGCTTTTCCACTGGCCAGGGCCTACCTGGTGTCCAGCAACTACTGCCTCAATCTGGCTACCCTGTTAGCCAAGGCCTAGCTGGTGTCCAGCAGCTGGGGTCTCAGCAGAAGGGCTTTTCCACTGGCCAGGGCCCATCTGGTGTCAAGCAACTAGGACCTCAGCAAGGCCTATCTGCTCTCCTTCAGCTACCATGTCAGAAGGGCTTCTCCACTGGCCAGAGCCTACCTGGGGTCCAGCAACTACTGCCTCAACCAGGCTACCCTACTGGCCAAGGTTTAGCTTCTCAGCAAGGCCTAGCTGGTGTCCTGCAGCCAGGGTCTCAGCAGAAGGGCTTCTCCACTGGCCAGAGCCTACCTGGGGTCCAGCAACTACTGCCTCAACCAGGCTACCCTACTGGCCAAGGTTTAGCTTCTCAGCAAGGCCTAGCTGGTGTCCCGCAGCCAGGGTCTCAGCAGAAGGGCTTCTCCACTGGCCAGAGCCTACCTGGGGTCCAGCAACTACTGCCTCAACCAGGCTACCCTACTGGCCAAGGTTTAGCTTCTCAGCAAGGCCTAGCTGGTGTCCCGCAGCCAGGGTCTCAGCAGAAGGGCTTCTCCACTGGCCAGAGCCTACCTGGGGTCCAGCAACTACTGCCTCAACCAGGCTACCCTACTGGCCAAGGTTTAGCTTCTCAGCAAGGCCTAGCTGGTGTCCCGCAGCCAGGGTCTCAGAAGGGCTTTTCCACTGGCCAGGGGCTAGTTTCTCAGCCAGGCCTAACCCCTGTCCAACAGTTCGGATCTTGGAATTGCCCCACTGTCTCAAATCTAGGCTTTTTGCAGAGTTACCCTAGTGTCCAGCCTAGTTTTGTTGGCCGCTATGCTTCCACAGTATATGTGGCCTCTGCTGGGCCAGGGTCTCAGAAGGGATTCCCCGCTGGCCAGGGCCTACCTGGTGTCCAGCAGCCAGGGTTTCAGAAGGGATTCCCCGCTAGCCAGGGCCTACCTGGTGTCCAGCAGCCAGGACCTCAACCAGGCTACCCTGCTGGCCAGGGCCTGCCTGGTGTCCAGCAGCCAGGGTTTCAAAAGGGCTTCCCTGTATACCAGGGCCTGCCAGGTGTCCAGCAGCCAGGGCCTCAACCAGGCTACCCTGCTGGCCAGGGCCTACCAGGTGTCCAGCAGCCAGGGCCTCAACCAGGCTTCCCCGCTGGCCAGGGCCTACCTGGTGTCCAGCAGCCAGGGTTTCAAAAGGGATTCCCCGCTGGCCAGGGCCTACCTG GTGTCCAGCAGCCAGGGCCTCAACCAGGCTACCCCGCTGGCCAGGGCCTACCAGGTGTCCAGCAGCCAGGGTTTCAAAAGGGTTTCCCTGTATACCAGGGCCTGCCAGGCGTCCAGCAGCCAGGGTTTCAGAAAGGGTTCCCCGCTGGCCAGGGCCTGCCTGGTGTCCAGCAGCCAGGGTTTCAGAAAGGGTTCCCCGCTGGCCAGGGCCTACCTAGTGTCCAGCAGCCAGGGCCTCAACCAGGCTACCCCGCTGGCCAAGACCTAGCTGGTGTCCAGCAGCCAGGGTTTCAAAAGGGATTCCCCACTGGCCAGGGCCTACCTGGTGTCCAGCAGCCAGGGTTTCAGAAAGGGTTCCCTGCTGGCCAGGGCCTACCTAGTGTCCAGCAGCCAGGGCCTCAACCAAGCTACCCCGCTGGCCAAGACCTAGCTGGTGTCCAGCAGCCAGGGTTTCAAAAGGGATTCCCCACTGGCCAGGGCCTACCTGGTGTCCAGCAGCCAGGGCCTCAACCAGGCTACCCCGCTGGCCAGGGCCTGCCTGGTGTCCAGCAGCCAGGGTTTCAGAAAGGGTTCCCTGCTAGCCAGGGCCTACCTGGTGTCCAGCAGCCAGGGCCTCAACCAGGCTACCCCGCTGGCCAGGGCCTGCCTGGTGTCCAGCAGCCAGAATCTCAGAAAAGTCTACCCAGTGTCCAGGGACAAGGGTCTCAGCAGGGCAACTGCAGTACTGGGCCCCTAAACCAAAAAGCTGTGGGGTCTTGGCTAGGCTACCCCAGTGCCCAGGGTCTAGGATCCCTGCAGAATTCTGGCACCTCAGGTACCTTGGTTTCTAACAAGGTTCCTGGCTTTGTTCAAGCCTTTGCTCCCCAAGTTGCCTCAGGTCTGGGTAGCAGTGGGTTTGTAAAGCAAGAGTACCGTCTTGGCTCAGCTTCTGCTCAAAATGCCTTGGTCCCTTAG